In one window of Chryseobacterium viscerum DNA:
- a CDS encoding ABC transporter permease — protein MTNTNTFFKAFSSEQYKLSKNKEIFGILLLPVLIIFAIDLYMVYDVLRSGMEESEGTVNPWKMSLGRTVFMFFYLLYPILVSLFVHACCDVEYRNNNYKILFTLPVSKAKIFFSKAIFIQITVFFSVLFSYLTFLLSGYLLSIIFPQLGFQNYDFREVIFYVFLKFFITLSAIAMVQLALSLLFKNFIYPIGFGVFMLLFTTIIHEKKFADFLIYTGGYKSMENFMNENIAFERIDYCNIAAIFIFMAASFYLFVKKKGG, from the coding sequence ATGACTAATACCAATACTTTCTTCAAAGCTTTTTCTTCCGAGCAGTATAAACTCTCGAAAAACAAAGAGATTTTCGGGATTCTGCTGCTTCCTGTTTTAATCATCTTTGCGATTGATCTGTACATGGTTTATGATGTACTCCGTTCTGGAATGGAAGAATCAGAGGGAACGGTAAATCCCTGGAAAATGTCATTGGGAAGGACTGTGTTTATGTTTTTCTATCTTCTCTACCCTATTCTGGTATCGCTTTTTGTACATGCCTGCTGTGATGTGGAATACCGGAATAATAATTATAAAATTCTGTTCACACTTCCGGTTTCCAAGGCTAAAATATTTTTCTCAAAAGCTATATTTATCCAGATAACTGTTTTTTTCTCTGTGCTTTTCTCTTATCTGACTTTTCTGCTAAGCGGATATCTGCTAAGTATCATTTTTCCACAGCTGGGTTTCCAGAATTATGATTTCAGAGAAGTGATATTTTATGTCTTTCTGAAGTTTTTCATTACTCTTTCTGCCATTGCTATGGTACAGCTAGCTTTGAGTCTTCTTTTTAAAAATTTCATTTATCCTATCGGTTTTGGAGTATTCATGCTGCTTTTCACAACGATTATCCATGAGAAAAAATTTGCTGATTTTTTGATTTATACCGGTGGCTACAAATCAATGGAAAACTTCATGAACGAAAATATCGCTTTTGAAAGAATAGATTACTGTAATATTGCTGCCATTTTTATCTTTATGGCTGCGAGTTTTTATCTTTTTGTAAAGAAGAAAGGGGGATAG
- a CDS encoding thermonuclease family protein has translation MKRLMLLYVLFPAFLFSQTTGKVIKISDGDTITLLLKGNQQKKIRLAEVDCPESGQAFGKNAKQFTSAQVFGKTVSFVETNTDRYGRSIAKVYYDDGKYLSKELIKAGMGWWYYSYSKDDSLGKLQETAKLKRMGLWQDSNALAPWDYRKMKRELRNNKKIEAAKNGTKVKEVA, from the coding sequence ATGAAACGATTAATGCTGCTGTACGTACTTTTCCCCGCATTTCTATTCTCACAGACTACCGGAAAAGTGATCAAAATTTCAGACGGAGATACCATTACTTTACTTTTAAAAGGAAACCAGCAAAAAAAAATCAGGCTGGCCGAAGTCGATTGTCCGGAAAGTGGACAGGCATTCGGGAAAAATGCCAAACAGTTTACTTCTGCCCAGGTATTTGGAAAAACGGTAAGCTTTGTTGAGACGAACACGGACCGTTATGGGAGATCTATTGCGAAAGTGTATTATGATGATGGGAAATACCTTTCCAAAGAGCTTATCAAAGCTGGAATGGGATGGTGGTATTACTCCTATTCCAAAGATGATTCTTTAGGGAAACTGCAGGAAACTGCAAAGCTTAAAAGGATGGGGCTTTGGCAGGATAGTAATGCTCTCGCTCCCTGGGATTACCGTAAAATGAAACGTGAGCTTAGAAATAATAAGAAAATTGAAGCTGCTAAGAACGGAACAAAAGTAAAAGAAGTAGCGTAA